A window of the Capricornis sumatraensis isolate serow.1 chromosome 9, serow.2, whole genome shotgun sequence genome harbors these coding sequences:
- the PRR22 gene encoding proline-rich protein 22 — MQHPKPFYAPTAPQEGFSPQGLDATDGLGSQPTPTCTEPLSAVGSSNLYHPPTPEKEVFPTPPAGFQMAPCGCFFDPRIYRIEWAATDFGQSSLYKLVAVGNGGPAGASTSPGTYLLEPQHYLKAPVPPPPPPPYPHYQPPPPGGPQYLLPYFPPEGLGPETLGFMGDRGPPAFMELPLPLIKEGLAPPLPPKESKLPPLLITLPAETTLLPGTYSHLKGRMSQLHGPGEPLTFPVKELPPSPLYPPVPTEPKVAGAEVAPLGTGEARTPEVARAFALPEKVLLEDAMKLFDCLPGGAEPEGAPRKPLGPGPALPDSGGGGDDSSGDIRSLHLPDELLSFDYSVPEILDTVSNVDYFFNFKALDEEPLPRPGPPAANTAASAPRAEAPGKRKAGSSTTKKGRQGSKGKQATGPTTAASSGPRQDLGATPH; from the exons ATGCAGCACCCCAAACCCTTCTACGCACCCACAGCTCCCCAAGAAGGCTTCAGTCCCCAGGGCCTGGATGCCACTGATGGGCTGGGCAGCCAGCCCACTCCCACCTGCACAGAGCCTCTGTCCGCTGTGG GTTCCTCCAACCTGTACCACCCCCCAACCCCGGAGAAGGAGGTGTTCCCAACCCCTCCAGCAG GTTTCCAGATGGCACCCTGCGGGTGCTTCTTTGACCCCCGCATCTACCGAATCGAGTGGGCCGCCACCGACTTTGGCCAGTCATCCCTGTACAAGCTGGTGGCCGTGGGCAATGGGGGGCCAGCTGGGGCCTCCACCTCGCCAGGCACTTACCTCCTGGAGCCCCAGCATTACCTCAAGGCCCCAGTgccacccccaccgcccccaccatACCCCCACTACCAGCCACCGCCCCCTGGGGGCCCCCAGTACCTCCTGCCATATTTCCCACCTGAGGGGCTGGGGCCCGAGACCTTGGGCTTCATGGGGGACAGGGGGCCACCCGCCTTCATGGAGCTCCCCCTGCCCTTGATCAAGGAGGGCCTGGCGCCCCCACTGCCCCCCAAGGAGAGCAAGCTGCCCCCACTGCTCATCACGCTGCCCGCCGAGACCACACTGCTCCCGGGCACCTACAGCCACCTCAAGGGCCGCATGAGCCAACTGCACGGGCCCGGGGAGCCCTTGACCTTCCCAGTCAAGGAGCTGCCCCCCAGCCCACTGTACCCACCAGTCCCCACCGAACCCAAGGTGGCCGGTGCTGAGGTGGCCCCACTGGGCACGGGTGAGGCCAGGACCCCCGAGGTGGCCCGGGCCTTTGCGCTGCCCGAGAAGGTGCTGCTGGAGGATGCGATGAAGCTCTTTGACTGTCTGCCGGGCGGTGCCGAGCCCGAAGGGGCCCCACGCAAGCCCCTGGGGCCTGGGCCAGCCCTGCCCGACAGCGGGGGCGGCGGCGACGACTCCTCTGGTGACATCCGCTCGCTGCACCTGCCGGACGAGCTGCTGTCCTTCGACTACAGTGTGCCCGAGATCCTGGACACTGTCTCCAACGTGGACTACTTTTTCAACTTTAAGGCACTGGACGAGGAGCCGTTGCCCCGTCCAGGGCCCCCTGCCGCCAACACCGCAGCCTCTGCCCCCAGGGCCGAGGCCCCTGGCAAGAGGAAGGCAGGCAGTTCCACCACCAAGAAGGGGCGGCAGGGCAGCAAGGGCAAGCAGGCCACGGGTCCCACGACTGCTGCCTCCTCAGGGCCCCGGCAGGACCTGGGAGCTACCCCCCATTAA